In Rhodamnia argentea isolate NSW1041297 chromosome 11, ASM2092103v1, whole genome shotgun sequence, one genomic interval encodes:
- the LOC115735685 gene encoding uncharacterized protein LOC115735685 isoform X2, giving the protein MASVFPSSPSLDSLFKSYRGNRSPPNPPGQFRLGCPRYSKGYKNFRIEQMSVVHNGRHPLLCAMGMAARHSGDPERVSFHHLLDKGKKLWDNSPEPVKRFPWIRALENFIQLILDVVLAVCKFLCVPLLAVSSLSEMSYCAHEKKLRLVPLPILFGIAFAGVLNGTALELSPLLKDAEVPWHLIAIAVFFTMLKLPGPYYPYWGRILIPHFANGGLLRILWYAFLWNRRPQKGLV; this is encoded by the exons ATGGCTTCCGTCTTCCCTTCGTCTCCATCTCTCGATAGTCTCTTTAAATCGTATCGTGGGAATCGTTCTCCTCCCAATCCTCCTGGGCAATTCAGG CTGGGTTGTCCACGGTATAGCAAAGGATATAAAAACTTCAGAATTGAACAAATGAGTGTGGTTCATAATGGTAGGCATCCTCTTTTGTGTGCAATGGGAATGGCTGCAAGACACTCGGGCGATCCTGAAAGAGTGAGTTTTCATCATCTATTAGATAAGGGGAAGAAGTTGTGGGACAATTCACCAGAGCCAGTCAAGAGGTTCCCTTGGATCCGAGCTTTGGAGAATTTCATTCAACTCATTCTTGATGTTGTCTTGGCAGTATGCAAGTTCTTGTGTGTACCCTTATTGGCTGTATCTTCCCTAAGCGAGATGTCCTATTGTGCTCATGAAAAGAAGCTGCGACTTGTGCCTTTGCCCATTCTCTTTGGCATTGCTTTTGCTGGGGTGTTAAATGGCACGGCACTGGAATTATCTCCACTGCTTAAG GATGCAGAAGTGCCATGGCATCTGATTGCCATTGCTGTTTTCTTTACGATGCTGAAACTGCCAGGACCTTATTACCCTTACTGGGGTCGCATACTGATTCCTCACTTTGCAAATGGGGGGCTATTGAGAATTTTGTGGTATGCatttttgtggaatagaaggccCCAGAAGGGACTGGTCTAA
- the LOC115735685 gene encoding uncharacterized protein LOC115735685 isoform X1 codes for MASVFPSSPSLDSLFKSYRGNRSPPNPPGQFRLGCPRYSKGYKNFRIEQMSVVHNGRHPLLCAMGMAARHSGDPERVSFHHLLDKGKKLWDNSPEPVKRFPWIRALENFIQLILDVVLAVCKFLCVPLLAVSSLSEMSYCAHEKKLRLVPLPILFGIAFAGVLNGTALELSPLLKQDAEVPWHLIAIAVFFTMLKLPGPYYPYWGRILIPHFANGGLLRILWYAFLWNRRPQKGLV; via the exons ATGGCTTCCGTCTTCCCTTCGTCTCCATCTCTCGATAGTCTCTTTAAATCGTATCGTGGGAATCGTTCTCCTCCCAATCCTCCTGGGCAATTCAGG CTGGGTTGTCCACGGTATAGCAAAGGATATAAAAACTTCAGAATTGAACAAATGAGTGTGGTTCATAATGGTAGGCATCCTCTTTTGTGTGCAATGGGAATGGCTGCAAGACACTCGGGCGATCCTGAAAGAGTGAGTTTTCATCATCTATTAGATAAGGGGAAGAAGTTGTGGGACAATTCACCAGAGCCAGTCAAGAGGTTCCCTTGGATCCGAGCTTTGGAGAATTTCATTCAACTCATTCTTGATGTTGTCTTGGCAGTATGCAAGTTCTTGTGTGTACCCTTATTGGCTGTATCTTCCCTAAGCGAGATGTCCTATTGTGCTCATGAAAAGAAGCTGCGACTTGTGCCTTTGCCCATTCTCTTTGGCATTGCTTTTGCTGGGGTGTTAAATGGCACGGCACTGGAATTATCTCCACTGCTTAAG CAGGATGCAGAAGTGCCATGGCATCTGATTGCCATTGCTGTTTTCTTTACGATGCTGAAACTGCCAGGACCTTATTACCCTTACTGGGGTCGCATACTGATTCCTCACTTTGCAAATGGGGGGCTATTGAGAATTTTGTGGTATGCatttttgtggaatagaaggccCCAGAAGGGACTGGTCTAA